The Lysinibacillus pakistanensis genome includes a window with the following:
- the rplT gene encoding 50S ribosomal protein L20 yields MPRVKGGTVTRKRRKKVLKLAKGYFGSKHTLYKVANQAVMKSGSYAYRDRRQKKRDFRKLWITRINAAARMNGLSYSRLMHGLKVAGIEVNRKMLADLAVTDATAFTQLADAAKKAVAK; encoded by the coding sequence ATGCCACGCGTAAAAGGCGGAACAGTGACGCGCAAACGTCGTAAAAAAGTTTTAAAATTAGCTAAAGGTTACTTTGGTTCTAAACATACATTATATAAAGTTGCTAACCAAGCAGTGATGAAGTCAGGTTCATATGCATACCGTGACCGTCGTCAGAAAAAACGTGATTTCCGTAAATTATGGATCACTCGTATTAATGCAGCTGCTCGTATGAACGGTCTTTCTTATAGCCGTTTAATGCACGGTTTAAAAGTTGCTGGTATCGAAGTTAACCGTAAAATGTTAGCAGATCTAGCTGTAACAGATGCAACAGCATTCACTCAATTAGCAGATGCTGCTAAAAAAGCAGTCGCTAAATAA
- a CDS encoding DUF1294 domain-containing protein → MGQALVAYMAIVSIVLLVMMGMDKSKAKKHEWRIAERSLFTLAIAGGAVGGVLGMYLFRHKTRHNSFAFGFPLLAAVQIFIVVQLW, encoded by the coding sequence ATGGGACAAGCATTAGTAGCCTATATGGCAATTGTTTCTATAGTACTGCTCGTAATGATGGGCATGGATAAATCCAAAGCAAAAAAGCATGAGTGGCGAATTGCGGAACGTTCGCTTTTTACGCTGGCCATTGCTGGAGGGGCAGTAGGCGGCGTGTTGGGAATGTATTTATTTCGTCATAAAACACGCCATAACAGCTTTGCTTTTGGCTTCCCACTGTTAGCCGCTGTTCAAATTTTTATCGTTGTACAGCTATGGTGA
- a CDS encoding sigma-w pathway protein ysdB → MLPLLIRLAVIALIIYVFYKAIRYITDPKRKLDEAYEKGHYYFYDDVKNVRKNFFISYKGALFEGEKYLGTTEEAFEVVTIFVGARDAATLQGFKKSDFEYLQQEILLNYPNAKINWKQPIEQLMRNTSSS, encoded by the coding sequence ATGTTGCCGTTACTAATTCGACTTGCTGTAATTGCGCTTATAATCTATGTATTTTACAAAGCGATTCGTTATATAACCGATCCTAAGCGAAAACTTGATGAAGCCTATGAAAAAGGCCATTATTATTTTTACGATGATGTTAAAAATGTCCGAAAAAATTTCTTTATATCCTATAAGGGTGCACTTTTTGAAGGTGAAAAATACCTCGGTACTACTGAGGAAGCCTTTGAGGTTGTGACAATTTTCGTTGGTGCTCGTGATGCTGCGACATTGCAGGGCTTCAAAAAAAGTGATTTTGAATATTTACAGCAAGAAATCCTATTGAACTATCCAAACGCAAAAATTAATTGGAAGCAGCCCATTGAACAGCTTATGCGCAACACATCCTCCTCATGA